In Ctenopharyngodon idella isolate HZGC_01 chromosome 1, HZGC01, whole genome shotgun sequence, a single genomic region encodes these proteins:
- the uchl1 gene encoding ubiquitin carboxyl-terminal hydrolase isozyme L1 isoform X2, which produces MMMRLSAGQVLSKLGVGSSWRFVDVLGLEDESLSGVPSPCCAMMLLFPLTQQHEEFRSKQSVEDTKGVYFLKQTVVNSCGTVGLVHAVANNQDCIDFDNNSALKKFLEATSEMSAAERAKELEQNKDIQETHDAVADEGECRPEADEVNFHFITFVNVNGQLYELDGRIDGPVSHGPTKPESFVMDAARVCREFTEREKGEVRFSAVALCKA; this is translated from the exons ATGATGATGAGACTGTCTGCTGGACAG GTATTGAGTAAATTGGGTGTGGGCTCGAGTTGGCGTTTTGTGGATGTTTTGGGTCTGGAGGATGAGTCTTTGTCAGGGGTGCCCTCACCCTGCTGTGCCATGATGCTGCTCTTCCCTTTAACGCAACAG CATGAGGAATTTCGTTCTAAACAGTCTGTTGAAGACACTAAAGGTGTTTATTTTCTGAAACAAACTGTGGTCAACTCCTGTGGAACTGTGGGATTGGTACATGCTGTGGCCAACAACCAGGACTGTATTGATTTTG ACAATAACTCTGCACTGAAGAAGTTTCTGGAAGCCACCTCAGAGATGTCTGCTGCTGAAAGAGCCAAAGAACTTGAACAAAATAAG GACATCCAGGAAACTCATGATGCGGTTGCTGATGAAGGAGAATGTCGG CCAGAGGCAGACGAAGTCAATTTCCATTTCATTACATTTGTCAATGTAAATGGTCAGCTTTATGAGCTAG ATGGCAGAATTGATGGACCTGTGAGTCATGGACCTACAAAACCAGAAAGCTTCGTCATG GATGCGGCAAGGGTGTGCCGTGAGTTTACAGAACGGGAGAAAGGGGAGGTGCGTTTCTCTGCTGTGGCTCTCTGCAAAGCCTGA
- the uchl1 gene encoding ubiquitin carboxyl-terminal hydrolase isozyme L1 isoform X1: MEWKPMEINPEMLNKVLSKLGVGSSWRFVDVLGLEDESLSGVPSPCCAMMLLFPLTQQHEEFRSKQSVEDTKGVYFLKQTVVNSCGTVGLVHAVANNQDCIDFDNNSALKKFLEATSEMSAAERAKELEQNKDIQETHDAVADEGECRPEADEVNFHFITFVNVNGQLYELDGRIDGPVSHGPTKPESFVMDAARVCREFTEREKGEVRFSAVALCKA; encoded by the exons ATGGAGTGGAAACCGATGGAAATAAACCCGGAG ATGCTGAATAAG GTATTGAGTAAATTGGGTGTGGGCTCGAGTTGGCGTTTTGTGGATGTTTTGGGTCTGGAGGATGAGTCTTTGTCAGGGGTGCCCTCACCCTGCTGTGCCATGATGCTGCTCTTCCCTTTAACGCAACAG CATGAGGAATTTCGTTCTAAACAGTCTGTTGAAGACACTAAAGGTGTTTATTTTCTGAAACAAACTGTGGTCAACTCCTGTGGAACTGTGGGATTGGTACATGCTGTGGCCAACAACCAGGACTGTATTGATTTTG ACAATAACTCTGCACTGAAGAAGTTTCTGGAAGCCACCTCAGAGATGTCTGCTGCTGAAAGAGCCAAAGAACTTGAACAAAATAAG GACATCCAGGAAACTCATGATGCGGTTGCTGATGAAGGAGAATGTCGG CCAGAGGCAGACGAAGTCAATTTCCATTTCATTACATTTGTCAATGTAAATGGTCAGCTTTATGAGCTAG ATGGCAGAATTGATGGACCTGTGAGTCATGGACCTACAAAACCAGAAAGCTTCGTCATG GATGCGGCAAGGGTGTGCCGTGAGTTTACAGAACGGGAGAAAGGGGAGGTGCGTTTCTCTGCTGTGGCTCTCTGCAAAGCCTGA